The genomic DNA CGCCGCCCTGATTGCGGCGGCACAAAAGGTCGAGCACTACGAAATTGCCGCCTACGGATCGCTGATCGCGCTGGCCAAACAGCTCGGTGAAACGCACGCGGTCACGCTGCTGCTCCAGACGCTCAAGGAAGAAAAGGCCACCGACGAGAAGCTGACGCTGCTGGCTGAAGAAAAGATTGCCGCGGAAGCGCTGGGCAGGTAGTGAAGTACGACAGGCATCGCCCGGCCAAACGGCGACAGCCAAGCGGCGAAGCGGGCGCGTGCTGCCCGCTTCGCCGGTGTCTCGCCTCAGGCAGCTTTACTGGAGTGGCGGTATTACTCCGAGTTTTTCGGCAAGCGCTCGTTCGTACACGCCAAAGTTCAGGTCAACTTCCTCCTGCGTGACGACCTGCACGTCAACGTTGACCTGGTCGGGCAGCAGGCCCATGACTGTGGCAATCGCGCTCTCCAGTTGTGGCGCACACAGCCGGTCTTCCGCCAGTGTCGTTCCGACCGTGATGTCATAAGCCCTTTCCAGCCGGAACACGATATCGACGATGCGCGCACGCGCGCTCATGTTGTTGTCGATCGCAAGGCGTGTCACGTCGGCCAGCCGCCGCATCACCCTGGTCGGAAAGCCTTTCGTTGAACGCAACCTGATCCGATGTCTGCCCAACGTTTTCCAGCCCGTGTCGAATTCCATGGCGTCGCTCCGTGCTGTTTTTTCGAGCGCTAGTGTATGGACCGCCGACGCAATTTCAAGGGCGAATTTTTCAGTCTGGTGCCCCCCTTGAAATCCCGGTGACCCCTCATATTTTCCGTAACGCTCAGGCAGCCGTTCGGCAGTGCTCCCGCACATGAACGCTGTGTGTTTCAACCCTTGATTGTCCGTGGCACGGGGACAACCGGACTGAAGCGCGTACGCCGGTTCGTCTCCCCGCCGTCAGAGGAGCAAGCAACCATGAGTGATCTCTATTTTCGAACCGACCTGTTTGGCGAGCTCGACCGGCTGCAGCGGCAGATGTCGGGCCTCTTCGAAGGCTTTCCTTCCAGCCTTCGTTCAAGCCGGATGGGCACCTTTCCTCACATCAACGTCGGCACGACCGACAGCACGATCGAGATCGTGGCGTTCGCGCCTGGCGTCGATCCCGCGAAACTCGATATCTCTATCGACAAGGGCCTGCTGTCGATTGCCGGCGAGCGGTCCACACGGCAGCCCTTGCCGGAAGGC from Paraburkholderia edwinii includes the following:
- a CDS encoding Hsp20/alpha crystallin family protein, whose protein sequence is MSDLYFRTDLFGELDRLQRQMSGLFEGFPSSLRSSRMGTFPHINVGTTDSTIEIVAFAPGVDPAKLDISIDKGLLSIAGERSTRQPLPEGTRQYAQERFNGSFRRVIELPQQADPDKVQARYVDGCLLITVGKREASKPRAITVE